In one Sulfitobacter sp. LCG007 genomic region, the following are encoded:
- a CDS encoding aa3-type cytochrome c oxidase subunit IV gives MAEHKIGEMDISAQEQTFDSFMTFVTRTVIVILLILVGLAVFFH, from the coding sequence ATGGCTGAACACAAGATTGGCGAGATGGATATCTCCGCGCAGGAACAGACTTTCGACAGCTTCATGACATTCGTCACCCGCACGGTGATCGTCATCCTGCTTATCCTGGTAGGCCTCGCCGTCTTCTTCCACTGA
- a CDS encoding AzlD domain-containing protein codes for MIDHTKLWVVMIGLAVGSFLLRYAFIGFVGNRPLPPWLLRHLRYTAVAILPALVTPQVIWPQGTDGQFDLPRLGAAIATVVLGYTTRNVLITICGGAATLYGLLWLLG; via the coding sequence GTGATCGACCATACCAAACTCTGGGTCGTGATGATCGGGCTCGCGGTGGGAAGCTTCTTGCTGCGCTACGCCTTCATAGGCTTCGTGGGCAATCGCCCGTTGCCGCCCTGGCTGCTGCGGCACCTGCGCTACACGGCCGTCGCCATCCTTCCGGCGCTGGTCACGCCTCAGGTGATATGGCCGCAGGGTACCGACGGACAATTCGATCTGCCGCGCCTGGGGGCCGCAATCGCCACGGTGGTGCTGGGCTACACGACGCGCAACGTCCTGATCACGATCTGCGGCGGCGCGGCGACACTGTACGGCCTGCTCTGGCTTCTGGGCTGA
- a CDS encoding AzlC family ABC transporter permease produces the protein MSSTTSKPAYWKGVRHGAPFILMVAPFALLFGVFAVESGLNIIETITFSVAVFAGASQFTALQMMQENAPTLVVLISALAVNLRLVMYSASLTPYLGSAGPWQRALVAYFTVDQSYACSLQEFELNPQMTLQQRLAYFTGVLTPIVPVWYGATLLGALAGARIPEEWTIDFALPICFLAMVAPLLRTPAHIVAALTAAGISLFAAAVPYSLGLVVAGLAGMIAGAQTELWMARRGEQRA, from the coding sequence ATGTCCTCCACCACATCAAAACCGGCCTACTGGAAAGGGGTCCGCCACGGCGCGCCCTTCATCCTGATGGTGGCGCCCTTCGCCCTGCTCTTCGGGGTTTTCGCGGTGGAATCCGGCCTCAACATCATCGAGACAATCACCTTCTCCGTCGCGGTCTTCGCCGGAGCGTCCCAGTTCACGGCGCTTCAGATGATGCAGGAGAACGCACCGACGCTGGTGGTGCTGATTTCGGCCCTGGCGGTCAATCTGCGACTGGTGATGTATTCCGCCTCGCTCACGCCCTACCTCGGGTCCGCGGGACCCTGGCAGCGGGCGCTGGTCGCGTATTTCACCGTCGACCAGTCCTACGCCTGCTCGCTGCAGGAGTTCGAACTGAACCCGCAGATGACGTTGCAGCAGCGGCTGGCGTATTTCACGGGCGTCCTGACGCCGATCGTGCCGGTCTGGTATGGAGCAACGCTGCTGGGCGCGCTTGCCGGCGCACGCATCCCGGAGGAATGGACGATCGATTTCGCCCTGCCGATCTGCTTTCTGGCAATGGTCGCTCCCCTGCTGCGCACGCCTGCCCATATCGTTGCTGCCCTGACCGCCGCGGGGATAAGCCTGTTCGCCGCAGCCGTGCCCTATTCGCTCGGGCTGGTGGTCGCGGGGCTTGCCGGGATGATCGCGGGGGCACAGACCGAGCTCTGGATGGCGCGGCGCGGGGAACAGCGCGCGTGA
- a CDS encoding formate dehydrogenase accessory sulfurtransferase FdhD, translated as MQLARAEDVRDYLIAPDPASARLTRAVHGTDQSGAPLEIRVVEERPLTIFLNAQEIVTAMTIGDYPEYLALGFLRNQGMLRDDDEVTGVDYDEDLEVIVVRTARKTDYEEKLKRKTRTSGCAVGTVFGDMMEGLEGLKLPETELRTSWLYTLSARINRTPSLYLEAGAIHGTVLCQGDQPLVYMEDVGRHNAVDKIAGWMLSESVPAGDKILYTTGRLTSEMVIKTAMMGIPVLASRSGFTAWGVEIAQTIGLTLIGRMKGRRFVCLSGEDRLLRDADPDSIPEEPGRLGRKGAA; from the coding sequence ATGCAATTGGCCAGGGCGGAAGACGTGCGCGACTACCTGATCGCTCCCGACCCGGCATCCGCCCGGCTGACGCGGGCGGTGCACGGGACCGACCAGAGCGGCGCGCCGCTGGAAATACGCGTTGTCGAGGAGCGCCCCCTCACGATCTTCCTGAACGCACAGGAGATCGTCACCGCCATGACGATCGGGGATTACCCGGAATATCTGGCGCTCGGTTTCCTGCGCAATCAGGGCATGTTGCGGGACGATGATGAAGTGACAGGTGTGGATTACGACGAAGATCTCGAAGTCATCGTGGTGCGTACCGCCCGCAAGACCGACTACGAGGAGAAGCTGAAGCGCAAGACCCGCACCAGCGGCTGTGCCGTCGGCACGGTCTTTGGCGACATGATGGAGGGGCTCGAGGGTCTGAAGCTGCCCGAGACCGAACTGCGCACGTCGTGGCTTTACACCCTGTCGGCCCGGATCAACCGAACGCCGTCTCTTTACCTTGAGGCAGGGGCGATCCACGGCACGGTGCTTTGCCAGGGCGACCAGCCGCTGGTCTACATGGAGGACGTCGGGCGGCACAACGCGGTCGACAAGATTGCCGGATGGATGCTGTCCGAGAGTGTCCCGGCCGGAGACAAGATCCTCTATACCACCGGACGGCTGACCTCGGAGATGGTCATCAAGACGGCGATGATGGGAATTCCGGTGCTGGCCTCGCGCTCGGGCTTCACGGCCTGGGGCGTGGAGATCGCGCAGACCATCGGTCTCACGCTGATCGGGCGCATGAAGGGCCGTCGTTTTGTCTGCCTCTCGGGCGAGGACCGGCTGCTGCGCGACGCGGACCCGGACAGCATCCCCGAAGAACCGGGCCGCCTGGGGCGCAAGGGGGCGGCGTGA
- the mobA gene encoding molybdenum cofactor guanylyltransferase MobA translates to MKQPLGVILAGGLARRMGGGDKGELRLGGLTLLSRVIERLEPQVADLALNANGDAARFASYGLPVLADPLDGFPGPLAGVLAGLDWAASLGAETIVTAAADTPFLPPDLVPRLLLAAEGMPSPLALAATTEDGTLTRHPTFGLWPVDLRHDLRVALEGGLRKIVAWTDAHGGREAVFPVVRTDPFFNVNTPEDLAEAEALL, encoded by the coding sequence GTGAAGCAGCCTCTGGGCGTTATCCTTGCCGGCGGCCTTGCCCGGCGCATGGGAGGTGGCGACAAGGGCGAGCTGCGCCTCGGCGGCCTTACCCTGCTGTCCCGGGTGATCGAAAGGCTCGAGCCGCAGGTGGCGGATCTGGCGCTGAACGCCAATGGCGATGCCGCCCGCTTCGCCAGCTACGGCCTGCCCGTGCTGGCCGATCCCCTCGACGGATTCCCGGGTCCTCTTGCCGGTGTGCTGGCCGGGCTCGACTGGGCAGCATCGCTGGGCGCGGAGACGATCGTGACCGCGGCAGCCGATACGCCGTTTCTGCCGCCGGATCTCGTGCCCCGGCTTCTGCTCGCGGCCGAAGGCATGCCCTCTCCACTTGCGCTTGCCGCCACCACGGAAGACGGAACGCTGACACGGCATCCCACATTCGGCTTGTGGCCCGTGGACTTGAGGCATGATCTTCGCGTGGCGCTTGAAGGCGGCCTGCGCAAGATCGTCGCCTGGACCGACGCTCACGGCGGGCGCGAGGCGGTCTTCCCCGTGGTTCGCACGGACCCCTTCTTCAACGTGAACACCCCCGAAGATCTGGCCGAGGCGGAGGCCTTGTTGTGA
- the mobB gene encoding molybdopterin-guanine dinucleotide biosynthesis protein B, with product MRVYGIVGWKNAGKTGLMERLVTEIVGRGLTVSTVKHAHHSFDVDQPGKDSHRHRIAGASEVLLASRNRFALMHELRGDAEPALDTLLARLSPVDLVLVEGYKRDAHAKVEAHRAETGNPLIAREDPTIRAVASDVPLDIDRPVFALDDTVAVADFILGEVGL from the coding sequence GTGAGGGTGTACGGTATCGTCGGCTGGAAGAATGCCGGGAAGACGGGGTTGATGGAACGGTTGGTCACCGAGATCGTGGGGCGCGGTCTGACGGTCTCGACCGTAAAGCATGCGCATCACAGCTTTGACGTGGACCAGCCCGGCAAGGACAGCCATCGCCATCGGATCGCGGGCGCAAGCGAAGTTCTGCTCGCCTCGCGCAATCGTTTCGCGCTGATGCACGAACTGCGCGGGGACGCGGAACCGGCGCTGGACACCCTTCTTGCACGGCTTTCGCCGGTCGATCTGGTTCTGGTGGAAGGCTACAAGCGGGACGCCCATGCGAAGGTCGAGGCCCATCGCGCCGAAACCGGCAACCCGCTCATCGCGCGCGAGGATCCCACCATACGCGCGGTGGCGAGCGATGTGCCGCTCGATATCGACCGCCCGGTCTTTGCGCTCGACGACACGGTCGCCGTGGCCGATTTCATCCTGGGCGAGGTGGGGCTTTGA
- the glp gene encoding gephyrin-like molybdotransferase Glp, producing the protein MSGFDTVLMVDWSGGNDRGPTPVRDAIWACAARDARAQEPVYLRNRQVAEEWIGEFVATEIGAGRRVLAGFDFPFGYPRGFCRAITGSSDPLSLWAWLDAHVEDAPDGNNRFDLAGEINRRCGGKGPFWFNGLKRDVEGLPKDRRDHENPFPERRACEVQAPGTFTCWQLGGSGAVGGQVLTGLPVLHRLRRRFAGSAWPFETPEGPLALVEIWPSLILGREPAGRIRDAWQVQEMARAVSALPRDELAELLRVEATEEGWIFGLGHEERLARARLTPPALKNDCFALPPGVDWTPVDEALALLKSRIEPVTQAMRLPLGRAAGRVASEDVFALRGNPPLPNAAVDGYGFAGPIGDGAHALPLHEGRAAAGDPPGSLPAGQAMRVLTGAVLPSGVDTVVLQEDVVAAEGRVSFRGPVKRGANTRKAGEDVRAGERVLAAGRRIGAADLALLAASGLGEVPVRAPLRVAVLSTGDELREPGEAAAPGQIHDANRPMLLEMLRRFGHEPLDAGRAPDDRDRLRAALDDAAGRADAILTSGGASAGEEDHVSALLREAGSMALWRIAVKPGRPLALGFWRGKPVFGLPGNPVAAMVCTLIFARPALAVLAGEDWPEPQGFDVPAAFSKRKKAGRSEYLRARLRDGRVEVFASEGSGRISGLAWAEGLVALPMDALEIVPGVPVRYLPFASFGL; encoded by the coding sequence TTGAGCGGATTCGACACCGTGCTGATGGTCGACTGGTCGGGAGGCAACGACCGGGGCCCGACGCCCGTGCGCGATGCCATCTGGGCCTGCGCGGCACGCGACGCCCGTGCACAGGAGCCGGTCTATCTGCGCAACCGCCAGGTGGCGGAAGAATGGATCGGCGAGTTCGTCGCCACCGAGATCGGGGCCGGACGGCGCGTGCTTGCCGGCTTCGATTTCCCTTTCGGCTATCCCCGGGGATTCTGCCGGGCCATCACGGGTTCGTCCGATCCCCTGTCGCTCTGGGCGTGGCTTGACGCGCATGTCGAGGATGCGCCGGATGGCAATAACCGCTTCGATCTCGCCGGCGAGATCAACAGGCGCTGCGGAGGAAAGGGGCCGTTCTGGTTCAATGGCTTGAAGCGCGATGTTGAAGGGTTGCCGAAGGATCGGCGCGACCATGAAAACCCGTTCCCCGAGCGTCGCGCCTGCGAGGTGCAAGCGCCGGGCACCTTCACCTGCTGGCAGCTCGGCGGCAGCGGCGCAGTGGGAGGCCAAGTCCTGACGGGTCTGCCGGTGCTGCACCGGCTGCGCCGGCGTTTCGCCGGCAGCGCCTGGCCGTTCGAGACGCCGGAGGGGCCGCTGGCGCTCGTCGAGATCTGGCCTTCGCTGATCCTCGGCCGGGAACCCGCGGGGCGGATCCGCGATGCGTGGCAGGTCCAGGAGATGGCGCGCGCGGTCTCGGCCCTGCCACGGGACGAGCTCGCGGAACTTCTTCGGGTGGAGGCGACCGAGGAGGGCTGGATCTTCGGCCTTGGCCACGAAGAGCGGCTGGCCCGGGCCCGTCTGACGCCGCCCGCGTTGAAGAACGACTGTTTCGCCTTGCCGCCGGGTGTCGATTGGACGCCGGTGGACGAGGCGCTTGCCCTGCTGAAGTCGCGTATCGAGCCGGTCACGCAAGCCATGCGCCTGCCGCTTGGCCGGGCTGCGGGCCGTGTGGCGTCGGAGGATGTGTTCGCCCTGAGGGGGAATCCCCCGCTTCCCAACGCCGCCGTGGACGGCTACGGGTTTGCGGGTCCGATCGGCGATGGCGCGCACGCGCTGCCGCTGCACGAGGGGCGCGCGGCGGCGGGCGACCCGCCCGGTTCGCTGCCGGCAGGCCAGGCGATGCGGGTGCTGACGGGGGCGGTGCTGCCGTCGGGCGTCGATACCGTTGTGCTGCAGGAAGACGTCGTCGCGGCGGAGGGCCGCGTCTCCTTTCGCGGCCCCGTGAAGCGGGGAGCGAACACCCGCAAGGCCGGCGAGGACGTGCGCGCAGGCGAGAGGGTCCTTGCCGCGGGACGACGGATCGGTGCGGCGGACCTCGCGCTTCTCGCGGCGAGCGGTCTGGGAGAGGTTCCGGTGCGCGCCCCGCTCCGGGTCGCGGTGCTGTCTACCGGCGACGAATTGCGAGAGCCCGGCGAGGCGGCTGCCCCCGGCCAGATCCACGATGCCAACCGGCCCATGCTCCTCGAGATGCTGCGCCGTTTCGGGCACGAACCGTTGGACGCGGGCAGGGCGCCCGACGACCGCGACAGGCTGCGCGCGGCGCTCGACGATGCCGCCGGGCGCGCAGATGCCATCCTCACCAGCGGCGGCGCCTCGGCGGGGGAGGAAGACCATGTCTCCGCGCTTTTGCGGGAGGCAGGGTCGATGGCCCTCTGGCGCATCGCCGTCAAGCCGGGGCGACCCCTGGCATTGGGATTCTGGCGGGGCAAACCGGTTTTCGGACTGCCCGGAAATCCCGTCGCCGCAATGGTTTGCACGCTGATCTTCGCGCGCCCCGCGCTTGCCGTGCTTGCGGGCGAGGACTGGCCCGAACCGCAGGGCTTCGACGTGCCGGCGGCATTTTCGAAGCGCAAGAAGGCAGGGCGTTCGGAATACCTGCGGGCGCGGCTGCGCGATGGCCGGGTCGAGGTCTTTGCCTCCGAAGGGTCGGGCCGGATCAGCGGGCTGGCTTGGGCGGAAGGTCTGGTGGCGCTTCCCATGGACGCGCTCGAGATCGTTCCCGGCGTCCCGGTGCGATATCTCCCCTTCGCCAGTTTCGGGCTCTGA
- the greA gene encoding transcription elongation factor GreA codes for MEKIPMTRKGFTALESELKKLKSVERPAIIKAIAEAREHGDLSENAEYHSAREKQSFIEGRIKELEGVIGLAEVIDPSKMSGAIKFGATVTLVDEDTDEEKTWQIVGEHEANVEAGLLNIRSPIARALIGKDEGDSVSVRTPGGEKSYEVLKIVYA; via the coding sequence ATGGAAAAGATACCGATGACGCGCAAGGGTTTCACCGCCCTGGAATCAGAGCTCAAGAAGCTCAAGTCCGTCGAGCGGCCGGCCATCATCAAGGCCATCGCCGAGGCGCGCGAGCATGGCGACCTGTCCGAAAACGCCGAGTACCATTCCGCGCGCGAGAAGCAGTCCTTCATCGAGGGCCGCATAAAGGAGCTCGAGGGGGTCATCGGTCTGGCAGAGGTCATCGACCCGTCGAAGATGTCGGGTGCCATCAAGTTCGGGGCAACCGTCACCCTCGTGGACGAGGATACGGACGAGGAGAAGACCTGGCAGATCGTGGGCGAGCACGAGGCGAATGTCGAAGCCGGGCTGCTCAACATCCGCTCGCCCATCGCGCGCGCCCTGATCGGCAAGGACGAGGGCGACAGCGTGAGCGTGCGCACCCCTGGGGGCGAGAAGAGCTACGAGGTGCTCAAGATCGTCTACGCCTGA
- a CDS encoding VOC family protein: MAARLEHTNFTVTDPDATARWMCDLFGWHVRWRGDSIHNGRSVHVGTEAQYIALYRRPEIARAQNDSYTTLGGLNHIAVVVDDIDATEDAVIKTGFTPQSHADYEPGKRFYFHDNDGIEYEIVQYG; this comes from the coding sequence ATGGCCGCACGCCTCGAACACACGAACTTCACCGTCACCGACCCGGATGCCACAGCCCGCTGGATGTGCGACCTCTTCGGGTGGCATGTGCGCTGGCGGGGCGACTCGATCCACAATGGACGCTCGGTCCATGTCGGGACCGAAGCGCAATACATCGCACTCTACCGACGCCCCGAGATCGCCAGGGCGCAGAACGACAGCTACACCACCCTTGGCGGGCTCAACCACATCGCGGTCGTCGTCGACGATATCGACGCCACGGAAGATGCCGTTATCAAGACCGGCTTCACGCCCCAAAGCCACGCCGACTACGAGCCCGGCAAGCGCTTCTATTTCCATGACAATGACGGGATCGAATACGAAATCGTCCAGTATGGCTGA
- the soxR gene encoding redox-sensitive transcriptional activator SoxR, translating to MARNEGLGIGALARRTGLAVSAIRYYEQHGLIRPWRNAGGQRRYERADLRRLSFVMIAQQFGFTLTEICAELDRLPGGRTPTKQDWARISAGFRATLDARIATLMKLRDQLDGCIGCGCLSLPDCALWNPRDRAAEKGTGPRYLMGDVPEPEV from the coding sequence ATGGCCCGGAACGAAGGTCTCGGCATCGGGGCGCTGGCCCGGCGCACCGGCCTCGCGGTATCCGCGATTCGCTATTACGAGCAGCACGGTCTGATCCGGCCCTGGCGGAATGCGGGCGGTCAGAGGCGCTACGAGCGCGCCGATCTGCGGCGGCTGAGTTTCGTGATGATCGCGCAGCAGTTCGGCTTCACGCTGACCGAGATATGCGCCGAACTCGACCGCCTGCCCGGAGGCCGGACCCCCACAAAGCAGGACTGGGCGCGGATCAGCGCGGGGTTTCGCGCCACGCTCGACGCGCGCATCGCGACGCTGATGAAGCTGCGCGACCAGCTTGACGGATGTATCGGATGCGGCTGCCTGAGCCTGCCAGACTGCGCGCTCTGGAACCCGCGCGACCGGGCCGCCGAGAAGGGGACAGGCCCTCGATATCTGATGGGCGATGTCCCGGAGCCGGAGGTGTGA
- a CDS encoding aromatic ring-hydroxylating dioxygenase subunit alpha, with the protein MPEDHADPVAALRACTARPFEEARAMPPAVYTSESFLKAELKHIFAKDWYCVGRASALAAPGDYVTCELAGQPIVVLRGRDRTLRAMSNVCLHRMSTLLEGRGNTRAIVCPYHAWTYNLDGTLRGAPAMSLNDGFSKSDYCLPSVRCEVWLGWVFVTLDPAAAPVAQGLGALETMIERYRMEDYTESFREEHLWDTNWKVLAENFMESYHLPVCHADTIGGLSKLEEMVCPPGHPAFNFHTILKNDALRIALAHPSNDRLVGDERRMTWLMAIYPSLLVTLTPGYFWYLSLLPKAPGKVQILFGGGMSNDFLGDPDAEEVFGELKALLDEVNEEDRGCTEKVYRGLCAPLSAPGHLSHLERPNYEFAQYIMRRIGEGGAAG; encoded by the coding sequence ATGCCAGAAGACCACGCCGATCCCGTCGCGGCGCTTCGCGCCTGCACGGCGCGCCCGTTCGAAGAAGCGCGCGCGATGCCGCCTGCGGTCTATACCTCCGAAAGCTTTCTCAAGGCCGAGCTGAAGCATATCTTCGCGAAGGACTGGTATTGCGTGGGTCGCGCCTCGGCACTCGCCGCGCCCGGCGATTACGTCACCTGCGAACTCGCCGGACAGCCCATTGTCGTGCTGCGCGGCCGGGACCGAACGCTTCGGGCGATGAGCAACGTCTGCCTGCACCGCATGTCGACCCTGCTCGAGGGGCGCGGAAACACGCGGGCCATCGTCTGCCCCTACCACGCCTGGACCTACAACCTCGATGGCACCCTGCGCGGCGCGCCGGCGATGTCGCTGAATGACGGGTTCAGCAAATCGGACTATTGCCTGCCGTCCGTGCGCTGCGAAGTCTGGCTGGGCTGGGTCTTCGTAACGCTCGATCCCGCCGCCGCGCCTGTGGCGCAGGGGCTCGGCGCGCTCGAGACGATGATCGAGCGCTACCGGATGGAAGACTACACCGAAAGTTTCCGCGAAGAGCATCTCTGGGACACCAACTGGAAGGTGCTGGCCGAGAACTTCATGGAAAGCTACCATCTGCCTGTCTGCCATGCGGACACCATCGGCGGGCTTTCGAAGCTCGAAGAGATGGTCTGCCCGCCCGGGCATCCCGCCTTCAACTTCCACACCATCCTGAAGAACGACGCCCTGCGCATCGCCCTGGCCCATCCTTCCAACGACCGGCTCGTGGGCGACGAGCGGCGCATGACCTGGCTGATGGCGATCTATCCCAGCCTGCTGGTCACGCTGACGCCGGGCTATTTCTGGTACCTGTCGCTGCTGCCGAAGGCCCCCGGCAAGGTGCAGATCCTCTTCGGCGGGGGCATGTCGAACGATTTTCTGGGCGACCCCGACGCCGAAGAGGTGTTCGGCGAACTCAAGGCGCTGCTCGACGAGGTCAATGAAGAGGATCGTGGCTGCACCGAAAAGGTCTACCGCGGCCTCTGCGCCCCTCTCAGCGCGCCGGGTCACCTGAGCCATCTCGAGCGGCCGAACTACGAGTTCGCCCAATACATCATGCGCCGCATCGGCGAAGGCGGCGCTGCAGGCTGA
- a CDS encoding 4Fe-4S dicluster domain-containing protein translates to MAEIEREAMEYDVVIVGAGPAGLSAAIRLKQLDGDLNVVVLEKGSEVGAHILSGAVLDPVGLDALIPDWKEKGAPLNVPVREDNFYMLGESGQLRIPNWPMPPLMNNHGNYIVSMGNVCRWMAEQAEALGVEIFPGMSCSELVFDEKGAIRGVVAGEFGKNADGSIGEGYEPGMELHGKYVFLAEGVRGSLSKQVIAKYGLADGHEPQKYGLGMKEIWEIDPAKHREGRVTHTMGWPLGANAGGGSFIYHLENNQVYVGFVVHLNYRNPYLYPYMEFQRFKHHPMVAELLKGGKRVAYGARAISEGGYQSMPRMVAPGVALLGCSVGMVNVPRIKGNHNAMLSGKAAAEAAFAAIRAGRFGDELQDYETEVREGAIGRDLKKVRNVKPLWSKYGLTASLALGGLDMWTNTAGFSFFGTLAHGKSDAEATERASQHQPIDYPKPDGTLSFDRLTNVAFSFTNHEESQPAHLKLKDPVVPVAVNLPEFAGPSARYCPAGVYEFVEEPGKDARFVINFQNCVHCKTCDIKDPSQNIVWTTPQGGDGPNYPNM, encoded by the coding sequence ATGGCCGAGATCGAACGCGAAGCCATGGAGTACGACGTCGTCATCGTGGGCGCCGGCCCGGCCGGATTGTCGGCGGCGATCCGGCTCAAGCAGCTTGACGGCGATCTGAACGTCGTCGTGCTCGAGAAGGGGTCGGAAGTCGGCGCGCATATCCTGTCCGGTGCCGTGCTCGACCCCGTGGGACTGGATGCGCTGATCCCCGACTGGAAGGAGAAGGGGGCGCCCCTCAACGTGCCGGTGCGCGAGGACAACTTCTACATGCTGGGCGAATCCGGGCAGCTCAGGATACCGAACTGGCCGATGCCGCCGCTGATGAACAATCACGGCAACTACATCGTCTCGATGGGCAATGTCTGCCGCTGGATGGCCGAGCAGGCCGAGGCGCTGGGGGTCGAGATCTTTCCGGGAATGTCCTGCTCTGAACTGGTTTTCGATGAGAAAGGCGCCATCAGGGGCGTTGTCGCGGGCGAATTCGGCAAGAACGCGGATGGCAGCATCGGCGAGGGCTACGAGCCCGGCATGGAGCTTCACGGCAAGTATGTGTTCCTCGCCGAGGGCGTGCGCGGCTCGCTTTCAAAGCAGGTGATCGCGAAATACGGGCTGGCCGACGGACACGAGCCGCAGAAATACGGGCTTGGCATGAAGGAGATCTGGGAGATCGATCCGGCCAAGCATCGCGAGGGCAGGGTGACCCACACGATGGGCTGGCCGCTCGGCGCCAATGCGGGCGGCGGATCGTTCATCTACCATCTCGAGAACAATCAGGTCTACGTGGGCTTCGTGGTGCACCTGAACTACCGCAATCCCTATCTCTACCCCTACATGGAGTTTCAGCGCTTCAAGCACCACCCGATGGTCGCGGAGTTGCTGAAAGGGGGCAAACGCGTCGCCTACGGAGCGCGCGCGATTTCCGAGGGCGGCTACCAGTCGATGCCCAGGATGGTCGCGCCGGGCGTGGCGCTGCTGGGCTGCTCGGTGGGGATGGTCAACGTGCCCCGCATCAAGGGCAACCACAATGCCATGCTCTCGGGCAAGGCGGCGGCCGAGGCGGCCTTCGCCGCGATCAGGGCGGGCCGCTTTGGGGACGAACTGCAGGATTACGAGACCGAGGTGCGCGAGGGCGCGATCGGCCGCGACCTCAAGAAGGTGCGCAACGTAAAGCCGCTCTGGTCGAAATACGGCCTGACGGCGAGCCTCGCGCTCGGAGGGCTCGACATGTGGACCAACACCGCCGGCTTTTCCTTCTTCGGGACGCTGGCCCATGGCAAGTCGGATGCCGAGGCCACCGAACGGGCGTCGCAGCACCAGCCTATCGACTATCCCAAGCCGGATGGAACGCTGTCTTTCGACCGCCTGACCAACGTGGCGTTCTCCTTCACCAACCACGAGGAAAGCCAGCCGGCGCATCTGAAGCTGAAGGATCCGGTGGTGCCTGTCGCGGTCAACCTTCCGGAATTCGCGGGGCCTTCGGCGCGCTATTGCCCGGCCGGGGTCTACGAATTCGTGGAAGAGCCGGGCAAGGATGCACGATTCGTGATCAACTTTCAAAATTGCGTGCACTGCAAGACCTGCGACATCAAGGATCCGTCCCAGAACATCGTCTGGACCACGCCGCAGGGCGGTGACGGGCCGAATTATCCAAACATGTAA